The genomic stretch CCCCGCTTGTCCCGGGCGAAGATCGAGAACATGTGAAGCAGGTCACAAGCCCAGCTGCCACGCATCTTATGCCCGCCGCTCTGTGATCTGCGACACGGCGTATTCCACAAGCTTTGTGATCTCCACCACCTGACGAAGGATCATGAAGTCGGATGATGGGTGATCTTCATACGCGAAGCGTTCAGTTGATCACCAGAAGTGACATTCTCGCCAGTCATCGCAGGCCGGAGGGGTCGTCTCAATATCAAGAGACTTCCGCTGCATGCAAATTGGCGCTGGACGCAGCTGGCTGATAGGAGACCCCGTTCACGCATGAGAGGGAGGGGCGGAGCGGGATGTGGACGCGGTACGAACGCGTGCACGCGTTCACGAGCTCCGCACGCACGGGACGCGACGGTTCCGGTAACCGTTCCGTGACCTCCGCCACATCGATGAGCGGCCCCCGAGAAGCGGGCTTGGCCAACCATCCCAACCAGTGGTAGGCGGGGGGCAATTCGGGCGTAATGATCAAAGACCGTGATCAAGGGCTTGATCACCGACGTCCGCAATGTCCGTTACGGCGTCAATAAAGGGCGACACACCCGGGATTCTCGGTCTCGATTGAGCAACTGTGGCGCAGCACACGTTTCTTGTAGATATGAAGGAGCCCCTGGTACCGGTTATTCCCATGTCCCACACCGCTCACATACGCAGCCACCGGAAGCCCCGCCGCAGCGCGTCGTCCCTCGCGATGCGGACCGGAGTTGCCGGTGGCGTCCTCAGCACCCTGGCAGTCGCCGGGGCGTCCAGCTCGGCCAACGCCGCCGAGCCGGTGACGCAGACCCTCGAACTGCCCACCCTGACGGCCGACCTGGCCGCTCAGGCGGCCAAGTCCGCGGACGCCACCCAGCAGGCCGCCGCGAACTACCAGCTGCGGGCAGAGCGTGACGCGGCCGCCGCAAACGCCGCGAAGCAGGCCAAGGCGGACCTCGCCGAGGCCAAGCAGAAGGCCGCCGCGGCCAAGAAGAGCGCCGAGGAGGCCGCCCGCAAGGAGGCCGCCGCCCGTGCCTCCCGCAGCGCGGAGCGGACGACGCTCTCCGCCACGTCGGACTCCGGCAGCACCTCCACAGCGACCGGTTCGGCCGCGTCCGTCATCTCCTTCGTGAAGGCCCAGATCGGCAAGTCCTACGTCCTGGGCGCCTCCGGACCGAGCGCCTACGACTGCTCCGGACTGGTACAGGCCGCCTTCAAGGAGATCGGCGTCAGCCTGCCGCGCGTCTCCCAGGACCAGTCGACCTCCGGCACGCAGGTCTCGCTGAGCAACCTGCAGCCGGGCGACATCCTCTACTGGGGCAGCGCGGGCAGCGCGTACCACGTCGCGGTGTACGTCGGCGACGGTATGTTCGTCGGCGCACAGAACCCGTCCACCGGCATCGTCGAGAAGCCGCTGTCGTACGACCCGCCGACCGGGGCGGTCCGGGTGCTCTGAGCGCTCCAGGCGCCTCTCAACGCGCGTAGGGCCGCAGCCGCTCGGGGGCAGCGGCCCTTGCGTCGTTCCCGGCACACCAGGGCGCGGTTCCTGGCAAGCTCGAGCACGGGCCGCCGGACGGCGGTCCGTGCTCGAGCGAAGGAGACCGCGCGATGCCACGCGTGTTCGTACAGGGAAGGCCCGCCGACTACCACCCCCGCCACACCCCCGAGGCCCGGCGCGGTGCGGTGCGCCGGATCACCGAGGTCGGCGAGGGGGTCCTGCACAAGCCGTGCCGGGACGTCACGGAGTTCGGGCCCGACCTCGCCGCACTCATCGACGACATGTTCCTCACCCTGTATGTCGCCGAAGGAGCGGGACTGGCGGCGAATCAGGTCGGGGTCGATCTACGGCTCTTCGTGTACGACTGCCCCGATGACGACGGTGTCCGACATGTCGGTCACATCATCAATCCGGTGCTCGAAACGCCCACGAGCGGGCGGCGGTTGCTGGACGAGGGCGAGGGCTGTCTGTCGGTGCCGGGTGCCGTGATGGCCGTACCGCGGCCGGACCGGGCCGTCGTACGCGGGCAGGACAGGGACGGCCGGCCGGTCGTCATCGAGGGCACGGGGTACTTCGCGCGCTGCCTCATCCACGAGACCGACCACACCAACGGGTACCTCTACCTGGATCGGCTCTCCAAGCGGGAGAAAAAGGACGCACTGCGGCAGATGGCGGACCGGCGGGACGAGGTGTTCGCCCGCCGGGCCGCCCGGGCCGAGGAGCTGAGCCGGACCTAGAAGAGGCCCTGGAGGCCCTGGAGGCCCTGGAGGCCCTGGAGGCCCTGGAGGCCCTGGAGGAGGCTCACGCCTTCGGGGCCACCTTGCTCAGGCCGTTGATGATGCGGTCCATCGCGTCGCCGCCCGTGGGGTCGGTGAGGTTCGCGAGGAGCTTGAGGGTGAACTTCATCAGCAGCGGATGTGTGAGGCCGCGCTGGGCGGCGATCTGCATGACCTTCGGGTTGCCGATGAGCTTCACGAAGGCGCGGCCGAGCGTGTAGTAGCCGCCGTAGGTGTCCTTGAGGACGCGCGGGTAGCGGTGCAGGGCGATCTCGCGCTGGGCGGGCGTGGCCCGCGCGTGGGCCTGGACGATGACGTCGGCGGCGATCTGGCCGGACTCCATGGCGTAGGCGATGCCCTCGCCGTTGAAGGGGTTCACCAGGCCGCCTGCGTCGCCGACCAGCAGTAGGCCGCGCGTGTAGTGCGGCTGGCGGTTGAAGGCCATGGGCAGGGCGGCGCCGCGGATCGGGCCGGTCATGTTCTCGGGGGTGTAGCCCCAGTCCTCGGGCATGGAGGCGCACCAGGCCTTGAGGATCTCGCGCCAGTCCAGCTCCTTGAAGGAGGCGGAGGTGTTGAGCACGCCGAGTCCGACGTTGGACGTGCCGTCGCCCATGCCGAAGATCCAGCCGTAGCCGGGCAGCAGCCGGTCCTGGGGGCCGCGGCGGTCCCACAGCTCCAGCCAGGACTCCAGGTAGTCGTCGTCGTGGCGGGGGCTCTCGAAATAGGTCCGGACCGCGACGCCCATGGGGCGGTCCTCGCGGCGGTGCAGGCCCATCGCGAGGGACAGGCGGGTGGAGTTGCCGTCGGCGGCCACCACCAAAGGCGCGTGGAAGGTGACCTCGCGCTTCTCCTCGCCGAGCTTGGCGGTGACGCCGGTGATACGGCCGGTGCGGTCGTCGAGGACGGGGCCGGAGACGTTGCAGCGCTCGTAGAGGCGGGCACCGGCCTTCTGGGCGTTGCGGGCGAGCTGCTCGTCGAAGTCGTCACGCTTGCGGACGAGGCCGTAGTTCGGGTACGCGGCGAGATCCGGCCAATCCAGCTGGAGTCGGGAGCCGCCGCCGATGATGCGCAGACCCTTGTTGCGCAGCCAGCCGGCCTCTTCGGAGATGTCGATGCCCATGGCCACGAGCTGCTTCACCGCGCGCGGGGTGAGGCCGTCGCCGCAGACCTTCTCGCGCGGGAACTCGGTCTTCTCCAGGAGCAGGACGTCGAGACCGGCCTTGGCGAGGTGGTACGCGGTGGTGGAGCCGGCCGGCCCCGCGCCGACGACGATCACATCGGCGGTGTTCTCGGAGAGGGGCTCCTTCACGACGGTCACGGCGGGATCTCCCCAAGTTCGAAATCTGCGTGCCGACCGGCACTGGACATGGGCAGTCTATTCAGCAGAATTGATCACCCAGCTGAAGGGCTGCCCTGTGAACCGACCCCTCCCCGCGGTACGGCTGCGTGTCCCCACCCATGAGGACGCGATCGGCTGGCACCGGGTCTTCAGCGACCCCGAGGTCATGGAGTTCTACGGCGGCAGGCCGGCCTCCCTGTCGGTCTACGAGGAACTCACCGCGCGGCAGCGGCGGCACGACGCGGAACTCGGCTTCTGTCTGTGGACCATGCTGGACGAGTCCGGCGAGGTGATCGGCTTCACCGGTGCGCAGCCCTGGCGGCCCGACTGGGGTCCGGTCGGCGAGATAGAGATCGGCTGGCGGCTCGGACGGGCGCACTGGGGCAAGGGCTATGTCACCGCGGCCGCGCGCGAGACGCTTCAGCGGGTGCGGGCGGCCGGAGTGCGGCAGGTGGTGGCGATGGTCCGGCCGGGCAACGAGCGGTCGATCGCGGTGACCCGGCGGCTCGGCATGGAGCCGGCGGAGACCTATCCGCATCCCACGCTGGACGAGCGAGCCCTCTGCTTCCGGCTCACACTCCATCACGGACAGTAATCATCTGTTACAGAAAGACACCAATCCCTTCCGGCCGGGGCGCCCGGGAGTTACTCTTCCAGTACCGCTGGGGGTGACATCTGTGCGCATAACACCCAAAACACCCGAAGTGCGCGTGCCGCGGCTGGTCGGACTGATGGCCGTGGACGCGCGCGAAACGGCCCGGGCGCAGGGCCTGTTCCTCAACGCGCCCGACCGCCCGGACTTCCACCTCACGGTCGTCGACTACGTCGTACGCCAGTACCCGCAGCCCGGCGCCGAGGTGCCGCGGGAGTCGATGGTGTACGTGTGGTTCGACTTCGGTGACGGAGAGGGCGGCGGGGGCGTGCGCGAGCCACGCATCCCGCGGCCGCCCGCAGGCGGAATGCAACGCGAACTCGGTGAGCCCGGTGACGCGTTCGAGATGATCAACCGCTGAGCCTCGGCCGAAAAGAGCACGGCAAAAGGGCGCAGCGAAAAGGCTCAGCGAAAAGGGCTCAGCTCTCCTTGAAGCCCCGGTGCAGTGCGACCACGCCGCCGGTGAGGTTGCGCCAAGCCACCTTGGACCAGCCCGCCTTGCGCAGCCGTTCGGCGAGGGCGGGCTGGTCGGGCCAGGCACGGATGGACTCGGCCAGGTAGACGTAGGCGTCCGGGTTCGAGGAGACCGCGCGGGCGACCGGCGGCAGCGCCCGCATCAGGTACTCGGTGTAGACGGTGCGAAACGGCGCCCAGGTCGGGTGCGAGAACTCGCAGATCACCACGCGCCCGCCGGGCCGGGTCACCCGGTACATCTCACGCAGGGCCGCGTCCGTGTCCTGGACGTTGCGCAGCCCGAAGGAGATCGTCACGGCGTCGAAGGTGTCGTCCTTGAACGGCAGCCTGGTCGCGTCGCCTGCCGTGAACGGCAGCCAGGTGTGCTTCTTCTTGCCGACCTGGAGCATCCCGAGCGAGAAGTCGCAGGGGACGACGTACGCGCCCGACCGCGCGAAGGGCAGTGAGGAGGTGGCCGTACCGGCGGCCAGGTCGAGGACCTTCTGCGCGGGGCGCGCGTCGACCGCCTGCGCCACCTCCTTGCGCCAGCTCCGGTCCTGGCCGAGCGACAGCACGGCGTTGGTCAGGTCGTACCGTTCCGCCACGTCGTCGAACATCGAGGCGACTTCGTGCGGCTGCTTGTTCAGGGAAGCGCGGGTCACCCGCCCATTGTGGCAGCAGGGGGTACGGCACCCCGGAAGCGCCCTCGCCTACGCCCGCGCGGCGCACGCCCGGCCCGGCCGGCGAGGTCCCGCGCCCGTCCGGCACCCCGGGGTCAGCGGCCCCGGTACACCAACCGCCCGCCGATCACGGTCGCCACGCAGGTTCCAGCGCCGCGGCGGACCAGTTCGGCACGGTCCGCGACGTCGAACACGGCGAAGCGGGCGGGCCCGCCCGGGACGAGCCGCGGCAGCATGATCAGCGGGGTCGGGGACAGCGCTGCCGGGCCCGGAAGGCGGTCGGGCCGCTGCCCCACCGCGAGCCCGGCCCTGCGCACCGCGTCGACCACGGCCCGCGACCGCAGTTCCCCGGCCACCGCCACCGTGCCGTGTGCCAGCATCCGCTGCACCCCGCGTCGCGCGCTCGCGCCGAGGCGTGCGGGATCGCCGCGGAGGATCTCCCGGGCGCGCTCCCCGCCGATGGGCTCGGTGCCGAGGACGTCGGCCTCGCGGGGGTCGGGGTGGTAAGTGGCCTCCAGCAGCTCCGGACCGTACGGGTTCAGCAGCCCCGGGGTGAGGATGCCGGGCCACCGCCGCACCTTGGCCCGGGGCTCGGCGGCGGCCAGTTCCTCGTACGGGCCGACGGCGGCGACGGACGCCCCGTCGACCAGAACCGCCGTCTCGGGGGACCGCTCGGCCACATGAAGTGTCAGCACAGCGCGCCTAGTTGGATGCCAGCAGCTTCAGCTCGGGGTGGGCCGTGCCGCCCTCGATGGCCGTAGAGGAGATGTGGGAGACCACGCGGTCGTCGACGGGGTCGTTCGCGGGGTCGTCGTGCACGACCAGGTGCTCGTACGTCGTGGCGCGCTGCGCCGGGACGCGGCCCGCCTTGCGGATCAGGTCGATGATCTCCAGGCGGTTGGAGCGGTGCTTGGCGCCGGCCGAGGAGACCACGTTCTCCTCCAGCATGATCGAGCCGAGGTCGTCCGCGCCGTAGTGCAGCGACAGCTGGCCGACCTCCTTGCCGGTGGTGAGCCACGAGCCCTGGATGTGCTGGACGTTGTCCAGGAAGAGGCGGGCGATCGCGATCATGCGCAGGTACTCGAAGAGCGTGGCCTGGGTGCGGCCCTTCAGGTGGTTGTTCTCGGGCTGGTAGGTGTACGGGATGAAGGCCCGGAAGCCGCCCGTACGGTCCTGGACGTCCCGGATCATGCGCAGGTGCTCGATGCGCTCGGCGTTGGTCTCGCCCGTGCCCATCAGCATGGTGGACGTCGACTCCACGCCCAGCTTGTGCGCCGTCTCCATGATCTCCAGCCAGCGCTCGCCGGACTCCTTGAGGGGCGCGATGGCCTTGCGGGGGCGCTCGGGGAGGAGTTCCGCGCCGGCGCCCGCGAAGGAGTCGAGGCCCGCCTCGTGGATCCGGGCGATGGCCTCCTCGACCGAGACGCCGGAGATCCGGGCCATGTGCTCGACCTCGGAAGCGCCGAGGGAGTGGATCACCAGCTGGGGAAAGGCGTCCTTGATGGCCTTGAAGTGCTTCTCGTAGTACTCGACACCGTAGTCCGGGTGGTGGCCGCCCTGGAACATGATCTGGGTGCCGCCCAGCTCGACGGTCTCTGCACAGCGGCGCAGAATGTCGTCGAGGTCGCGGGTCCAGCCCTTGTCCTTGTCCTTGGGAGCCGCGTAGAAGGCGCAGAACTTGCACGCCGTGACGCACACGTTCGTGTAGTTGATGTTGCGCTCGATGATGTACGTCGCGATGTGCTCGATGCCGGCGTACTTGCGGCGGCGTACGGCGTCGGCGGCGGCGCCCAGCGCGTGCAGCGGGGCGTCGCGGTAGAGGTCGAGCGCCTCTTCCGGGGTGATCCGCCCACCGGCTGCGGCACGGTCGAGGACAGACTGGAGGTCGGCCTTCTCGGTCACAGGGCGTCCCTTTCTTCAAGGGTTGTGGACGGACCGAACCAGCCTACGCCAGGCCCGTTGGCGTCGAGGATCCGGCTCAGGGCTCCTTGGCCGGACGCGACGGTGTGGTGTCGTGGCTCCCAGTCCGTCCTGCGCACTACGCCGCGTACGCCCCCGCCAGCAGCCCCAGGAACGCCCCCGCGATCAGGAACGGCCCGAACGCGATCGCCGTCTTGCGCCCGGCCCGCCGCACGACGACGAGCGCACCGCCGTACACCGCGCCGAGCAGAAAGCCGGCGAAGGTGCCGAGGAGGACCGTCGGCCAGCCGTACCAACCGAGTACGGCGCCCATGCCGACCGCCAGCTTCACATCACCGAACCCCATGCCGGACGGGTTGATGAGAAACAGCACGAAATAGCCGACGCCCAGGGCGAGGGCGCCGTACAACGCGGTCAGCCAGTGGCCGGCGTGCCCGGGCAGCAGCGCGGCGAGGCCCAGCAGGGCGAGGGCGGCCACGGCGAGCGGCAGGGTCAGCGGGTCGGGCAGCCGCTGCACCCGGAAGTCGATCACGGCCAGCAGTACCCCGACGGGCGCGAGCAGCAGCCAGACCGCCAGCTCCGGGCGAGCACCGGTGGCGGCGGCGAGAGCGACGCAGGTCAGGGCGGCGGCTAGGGCGAGGAGCGGGGCGGAGGGGACCCCGGGCGGGGTGGCGGTGGGCGGAGAGGGGCAGGCATGCGCCGGCGCGGCGGCGTACGGCGGCTCGGTCTGCTGCGGAAGCTCGACCGGATGCGCCGGTTCAGTCTCGACCGGATGCGCCGGTTCAGTAAGGTGTGCGCCGCCCCGCGCGCACTCCCCGCAGCGCGCCGGCCCGAGCCAGCCCCGGAGCGCATGCCCATGCGGGCACCGATCCCGCCAGCCCTCCCCCGCCACGACGGCGAAGCGGTAGGCGGCCCTCGGGAGCAGCACGCCCGCCGCCGTGCCCCACAGCGCGGAGAGGGCCCACAGCAGTGCGTCGCTCATCCGGCCGCGGCGACGCCCTCGCGCCAGGTCGGCAGGAGTTCGTCGAGAAGAGCCTCGGTGCGCGGCGGGAGACCACGGGCGCCGCTGCGGGACAGGAGGTCGGCGGCGCGGGCGCGCAGCCGCTCCGGGTCGCCGGTGGCGTGGGTGGCACGCAGCAACTCGTTCCACAGGCGCTCGTCCGTCGGCGCCGTCTTCAGGGCCGCCTCAAGTGCCTCGATCGCCTTCTCCGCGCGGTCCTTCTCCAGGTGGAACGCCGAGAGCGCGAGACCGATGTCCGCGACCAGCAGCGGGAGCTGGGCGTCGATGATCTCGTGGCTGAGCCAGCCGTACCGGTCCTTGGGGCGGTCTTCGAGGAGCGGGCCGCGCACGAGCCCCAGCGCGTCGGTGAGCAGACGTCCGCGGACCGCACGGTTGTCGACACCCCTGCCCTGGGTGGCCTCGTGGTAGAGAGAGCGCAGCACGTCCAGGTCGGAGACGACGGACTCGGCGAGGATGAGCCGGCCGTCCGCGTCGGCCCGCATCCGGGAGCTGCCGTCGGGGTCGGTGCCCAGCCAGGCGCGCAGCCGCTCGATGAGGGCGTCGCGGACGTCCTCGGTCACGCCACGCGGCCACAGCCCGGCGGCGAGCACGCGCGGGTGGACGCCCTCCCGGTGCATGAGCAGCAGCGCGAGCGCCTCCTGGAGCAGGATGCTCCGGTCGCCTTCCGGGGTGTCGAGGCCGATGATCTCGTACGGCCCGACCAGGCGCGCGTACACCGCGGGCCGGCCCTGTTCGCTGACGTCGACGAGGAAGGGCGGGGTGGTGGTCGGCCCGTCCGGGTCGCGCTCCGGATCGACCTGGGCGAACAGCTCCACGACCGCGCGCTGTTGCGCGGCCGGCAGCAGCTGGGCGTTCAGCTCCAGTCCGAGAAGCGGCGCGAGCAGCTTGCTCTCGTGGGTGATCTGCATCTCCCAGGCGGCGCCGGGCAGGTCGTCGGTCTCCGTGCCGACGAGGTAGCCGATGCCGAGGCGGCTGGCGTCGGCGGCGAGTTCGGCCAGCTTGACCGCGTCCTCGGCGGAAGGCTGCGCGGCCAGCAGTACCAGGTGGGGGGCCCAACGGGTGTGCTGGGCGGGGCCGGTGCGTCCGGTGAGGACGGAGTCGTGGCCTGCGGCACCGAGTGCGCCGCGCCGCTGCCGGGTCTCGGCCTCCATGGTCTCGATCAGTGCCTCGATGCCGTCGAGGTGGCGCAGGCGGTTGGGCGCGAGCGCGGTGAGGTCCTCGCCGAAGCCTACGACGGTGATGGTCATGCGGTCCGACCAGCCGCTGGTGGCGAGTTCGGCGGCGACCGAGGCGAACACGGCGGCCCGGTCGGATGCGCGGCCGCTCAGCGAGACGATGCCGGGCACCGCCTCGAGGTTGAGCAGCAGCCGGGAGTCGTCCATGGTGCCGAGACTGACCAGGCCGGGGTAGGGGGCGGCGGTTTCGGTGTCGCCGTAGCGCTCGGCGTCCGCGCGGGACAGCATCCAGAAGGTCTGATCCTGCCCCGGCCGCCAGGGCGCGGGCGGCTTTCCTGCGGGCTGGGCGAGCTGGAGGTGCAGGTCGCCGTGGCTGAGCCAGGCGGCGTAGACGACGGGCAGCGGGCGGGACTCGGCGGCGAGGGCGGCGGCGAGCCCGCGCAGCGACCGGTCCAGCAGCCGTACGGCCTCGGGGTCGGCGCCGACGAGCAGCGCGTCCTGGGCGTTCTGGGCGTCGCCGGTCGGCGTGGGCGGTTNNNNNNNNNNNNNNNNNNNNNNNNNNNNNNNNNNNNNNNNNNNNNNNNNNNNNNNNNNNNNNNNNNNNNNNNNNNNNNNNNNNNNNNNNNNNNNNNNNNNNNNNNNNNNNNNNNNNNNNNNNNNNNNNNNNNNNNNNNNNNNNNNNNNNNNNNNNNNNNNNNNNNNNNNNNNNNNNNNNNNNNNNNNNNNNNNNNNNNNNNNNNNNNNNNNNNNNNNNNNNNNNNNNNNNNNNNNNNNNNNNNNNNNNNNNNNNNNNNNNNNNNNNNNNNNNNNNNNNNNNNNNNNNNNNNNNNNNNNNNNNNNNNNNNNNNNNNNNNNNNNNNNNNNNNNNNNNNNNNNNNNNNNNNNNNNNNNNNNNNNNNNNNNNNNNNNNNNNNNNNNNNNNNNNNNNNNNNNNNNNNNNNNNNNNNNNNNNNNNNNNNNNNNNNNNNNNNNNNNNNNNNNNNNNNNNNNNNNNNNNNNNNNNNNNNNNNNNNNNNNNNNNNNNNNNNNNNNNNNNNNNNNNNNNNNNNNNNNNNNNNNNNNNNNNNNNNNNNNNNNNNNNNNNNNNNNNNNNNNNNNNNNNNNNNNNNNNNNNNNNNNNNNNNNNNNNNNNNNNNNNNNNNNNNNNNNNNNNNNNNNNNNNNNNNNNNNNNNNNNNNNNNNNNNNNNNNNNNNNNNNNNNNNNNNNNNNNNNNNNNNNNNNNNNNNNNNNNNNNNNNNNNNNNNNNNNNNNNNNNNNNNNNNNNNNNNNNNNNNNNNNNNNNNNNNNNNNNNNNNNNNNNNNNNNNNNNNNNNNNNNNNNNNNNNNNNNNNNNNNNNNNNNNNNNNNNNNNNNNNNNNNNNNNNNNNNNNNNNNAGCAGACCGGCGGCCAGCAGGGGGGCGCCGACGAGGGCTTCGGACAGACCGAAGGAGTGGTCCTGGGACGCGGTGGCGTGCTGCCGGGTCTGCTGTCCGGCACCGTCGGCACCCGTGCCGGTGGCCGAACCCCGCTGCGCGGGCAGGGACGCATGGCCGCCGCCCTGGGCGTGCCGGTCTTGTCCGTGGGCGTGCTGCCCTTGTTCGTGGGCGTGGTGGCCGGTCTTGTCGTACTGCTGGATCTGCTTCTGCGCGGCATGGGAGATGTGCGCGTCGGGCATCTCGACGAGTTCGCCGCCATGGGCGTCGCCGGGCATCTCCATGATCCAGCCGGGACGGATCAGACTGGCCTCGGTCAGGCGGGAGCCGTCGGCCTGGAGACGGTCCTTGTTGAGTTCGTAGATCTCCTTGTACCGGCGGCCGTCGCCGAGGTGGCGCTGGGCTATCTCCCACAGGGAGTCGTGGTGGCGGCCCTCGGGCGGCTGGATCCGGTAGAACTTCGTGGCTCCGTGCTTGCCGCCGTCGGCCTTGGCCTGCGCCGCGACGTGGTCGGCCTGTTCGGCGACGGCCGCCGCGGTGGCCTTGGCCTGCTGCTGGGAGAGCAGCCCCGGGGTCTGCTGGGCGGCGGCGACCGTGCCCTTGTGGTTGCCCTCCAGGCCGGAGTTGTGCCCGAGCTGCGACAGCCCGGGCGTGAGGCTGGCGGCGGTGGCCCCGACAAGGAGCAGCGCGGTCACGAGCTGCCGCGCGAGCAGCTGGCTGGGGCCGGCGCCCGGGACGCGGCCCGGCAGGCCGACACCGGAGACG from Streptomyces roseochromogenus subsp. oscitans DS 12.976 encodes the following:
- a CDS encoding C40 family peptidase, which gives rise to MSHTAHIRSHRKPRRSASSLAMRTGVAGGVLSTLAVAGASSSANAAEPVTQTLELPTLTADLAAQAAKSADATQQAAANYQLRAERDAAAANAAKQAKADLAEAKQKAAAAKKSAEEAARKEAAARASRSAERTTLSATSDSGSTSTATGSAASVISFVKAQIGKSYVLGASGPSAYDCSGLVQAAFKEIGVSLPRVSQDQSTSGTQVSLSNLQPGDILYWGSAGSAYHVAVYVGDGMFVGAQNPSTGIVEKPLSYDPPTGAVRVL
- a CDS encoding GNAT family N-acetyltransferase; the protein is MNRPLPAVRLRVPTHEDAIGWHRVFSDPEVMEFYGGRPASLSVYEELTARQRRHDAELGFCLWTMLDESGEVIGFTGAQPWRPDWGPVGEIEIGWRLGRAHWGKGYVTAAARETLQRVRAAGVRQVVAMVRPGNERSIAVTRRLGMEPAETYPHPTLDERALCFRLTLHHGQ
- the mqnC gene encoding cyclic dehypoxanthinyl futalosine synthase produces the protein MTEKADLQSVLDRAAAGGRITPEEALDLYRDAPLHALGAAADAVRRRKYAGIEHIATYIIERNINYTNVCVTACKFCAFYAAPKDKDKGWTRDLDDILRRCAETVELGGTQIMFQGGHHPDYGVEYYEKHFKAIKDAFPQLVIHSLGASEVEHMARISGVSVEEAIARIHEAGLDSFAGAGAELLPERPRKAIAPLKESGERWLEIMETAHKLGVESTSTMLMGTGETNAERIEHLRMIRDVQDRTGGFRAFIPYTYQPENNHLKGRTQATLFEYLRMIAIARLFLDNVQHIQGSWLTTGKEVGQLSLHYGADDLGSIMLEENVVSSAGAKHRSNRLEIIDLIRKAGRVPAQRATTYEHLVVHDDPANDPVDDRVVSHISSTAIEGGTAHPELKLLASN
- a CDS encoding geranylgeranyl reductase family protein, whose amino-acid sequence is MTVVKEPLSENTADVIVVGAGPAGSTTAYHLAKAGLDVLLLEKTEFPREKVCGDGLTPRAVKQLVAMGIDISEEAGWLRNKGLRIIGGGSRLQLDWPDLAAYPNYGLVRKRDDFDEQLARNAQKAGARLYERCNVSGPVLDDRTGRITGVTAKLGEEKREVTFHAPLVVAADGNSTRLSLAMGLHRREDRPMGVAVRTYFESPRHDDDYLESWLELWDRRGPQDRLLPGYGWIFGMGDGTSNVGLGVLNTSASFKELDWREILKAWCASMPEDWGYTPENMTGPIRGAALPMAFNRQPHYTRGLLLVGDAGGLVNPFNGEGIAYAMESGQIAADVIVQAHARATPAQREIALHRYPRVLKDTYGGYYTLGRAFVKLIGNPKVMQIAAQRGLTHPLLMKFTLKLLANLTDPTGGDAMDRIINGLSKVAPKA
- a CDS encoding membrane protein gives rise to the protein MARRSTSGSTGSSTGPRNRTPQPVRVRRRTFGDFVMAFLAFVALLALVVGVPGALAYFVGWPLPHGMPSQDWLTQEITVQTFLHVLTVVVWLAWAQFTACVLVEVRAAVSGVGLPGRVPGAGPSQLLARQLVTALLLVGATAASLTPGLSQLGHNSGLEGNHKGTVAAAQQTPGLLSQQQAKATAAAVAEQADHVAAQAKADGGKHGATKFYRIQPPEGRHHDSLWEIAQRHLGDGRRYKEIYELNKDRLQADGSRLTEASLIRPGWIMEMPGDAHGGELVEMPDAHISHAAQKQIQQYDKTGHHAHEQGQHAHGQDRHAQGGGHASLPAQRGSATGTGADGAGQQTRQHATASQDHSFGLSEALVGAPLLAAGLL
- the def gene encoding peptide deformylase, with the translated sequence MPRVFVQGRPADYHPRHTPEARRGAVRRITEVGEGVLHKPCRDVTEFGPDLAALIDDMFLTLYVAEGAGLAANQVGVDLRLFVYDCPDDDGVRHVGHIINPVLETPTSGRRLLDEGEGCLSVPGAVMAVPRPDRAVVRGQDRDGRPVVIEGTGYFARCLIHETDHTNGYLYLDRLSKREKKDALRQMADRRDEVFARRAARAEELSRT
- a CDS encoding demethylmenaquinone methyltransferase: MTRASLNKQPHEVASMFDDVAERYDLTNAVLSLGQDRSWRKEVAQAVDARPAQKVLDLAAGTATSSLPFARSGAYVVPCDFSLGMLQVGKKKHTWLPFTAGDATRLPFKDDTFDAVTISFGLRNVQDTDAALREMYRVTRPGGRVVICEFSHPTWAPFRTVYTEYLMRALPPVARAVSSNPDAYVYLAESIRAWPDQPALAERLRKAGWSKVAWRNLTGGVVALHRGFKES
- a CDS encoding AfsR/SARP family transcriptional regulator, encoding PPTPTGDAQNAQDALLVGADPEAVRLLDRSLRGLAAALAAESRPLPVVYAAWLSHGDLHLQLAQPAGKPPAPWRPGQDQTFWMLSRADAERYGDTETAAPYPGLVSLGTMDDSRLLLNLEAVPGIVSLSGRASDRAAVFASVAAELATSGWSDRMTITVVGFGEDLTALAPNRLRHLDGIEALIETMEAETRQRRGALGAAGHDSVLTGRTGPAQHTRWAPHLVLLAAQPSAEDAVKLAELAADASRLGIGYLVGTETDDLPGAAWEMQITHESKLLAPLLGLELNAQLLPAAQQRAVVELFAQVDPERDPDGPTTTPPFLVDVSEQGRPAVYARLVGPYEIIGLDTPEGDRSILLQEALALLLMHREGVHPRVLAAGLWPRGVTEDVRDALIERLRAWLGTDPDGSSRMRADADGRLILAESVVSDLDVLRSLYHEATQGRGVDNRAVRGRLLTDALGLVRGPLLEDRPKDRYGWLSHEIIDAQLPLLVADIGLALSAFHLEKDRAEKAIEALEAALKTAPTDERLWNELLRATHATGDPERLRARAADLLSRSGARGLPPRTEALLDELLPTWREGVAAAG
- a CDS encoding prepilin peptidase, which translates into the protein MSDALLWALSALWGTAAGVLLPRAAYRFAVVAGEGWRDRCPHGHALRGWLGPARCGECARGGAHLTEPAHPVETEPAHPVELPQQTEPPYAAAPAHACPSPPTATPPGVPSAPLLALAAALTCVALAAATGARPELAVWLLLAPVGVLLAVIDFRVQRLPDPLTLPLAVAALALLGLAALLPGHAGHWLTALYGALALGVGYFVLFLINPSGMGFGDVKLAVGMGAVLGWYGWPTVLLGTFAGFLLGAVYGGALVVVRRAGRKTAIAFGPFLIAGAFLGLLAGAYAA
- a CDS encoding PASTA domain-containing protein — translated: MRITPKTPEVRVPRLVGLMAVDARETARAQGLFLNAPDRPDFHLTVVDYVVRQYPQPGAEVPRESMVYVWFDFGDGEGGGGVREPRIPRPPAGGMQRELGEPGDAFEMINR